The following coding sequences are from one Rathayibacter sp. VKM Ac-2760 window:
- the rnpA gene encoding ribonuclease P protein component → MLARAHRIVLGGEYRAVVRRGVRSTGPHTVTYVRKSSGDAPVRFGFIVAKTIGTAVKRNTVRRRLKAVAFELVPQIESGTDVVVRALPGSADAPWSALRQDVVAAVARARVVRAGEALR, encoded by the coding sequence GCGAGTACCGGGCAGTCGTCCGTCGCGGTGTGCGGTCCACGGGACCGCACACCGTCACGTATGTCCGGAAGTCCTCCGGCGACGCACCGGTGCGGTTCGGCTTCATCGTGGCCAAGACCATCGGGACCGCTGTGAAGCGGAACACCGTCCGTCGCCGGCTGAAGGCGGTCGCCTTCGAGCTCGTGCCGCAGATCGAGTCCGGGACCGACGTCGTCGTCCGGGCGCTGCCCGGCAGTGCCGACGCCCCGTGGTCCGCTCTCCGGCAGGACGTCGTCGCCGCGGTCGCGCGGGCGCGCGTCGTGCGCGCGGGCGAGGCGCTCCGGTGA